A segment of the Fibrobacter succinogenes subsp. succinogenes S85 genome:
TTTGCCCTCCTTGGCGAAGAAAAAGTGAACGGCATCGACTGCTGGATTTTGGAAGCCAAGGCCAAAGACCCGAAGGCTAAAGTCAGCCGCCGAGTCACATGGGTGAACAAGAAGACCTTCGTCGTCCAGAAAGGCGAATACTACGACAAGCAGAACCGCCTGCAAAAAACGCTTACCGCAGACGATATCAAACAGGTGAACGGCTACTGGACCACGCTCAAGCAGACAATGACTAACGTCCAGACAAACCACAAGACCATCTACGAAGTCAAGAACCTCAAATACGATGAAAAGGTCAACGAGAGCTACTTCACTGTAAGCGCTCTTGAACGTGAACAGATTAAGTAGATAGAAAAGGACAGCAAAATATGAAAGTCGAAAAATTCAACAAATTTTTCGGCAAGATCGGACAGGCGCAAATTCGCAACCGCTGGAAGATTCTTGCCGGATTGCTTATTGTCACGGTCATTTGCTGTTTAGGCTTGAGCAATTTTTCGCTAGCGCTTGGCGAAGAAGGCTGGTTCGGCAACTCCGATGAAATAACCATCAACACTAAGAAATATGAAGAAACCTTCGGAAACCTGAACGGGATTGGCGTCCTTGTCGTAAAGCAAGGCGAAGGCGATGTCTTTAGCGAAGACATGCTGAAGGTCATCGAAAAAATCGGCAACCGCATGCGTGATGAAATTCCGTTTGCAGACCGATTGACCTCCATCGTCGAAGTCGATATTCCAGTCGGCAATGACGAAGGATTTTCGATTGTAAAGCCCTATGAAAACGGCATTCCTTCGGATTCCGAAGGGCTTGCCAAAGCGCGTGCTCTCGTGATGCGCGGGAGCGAAAAGACGAACGCACTCATCAATTCGCTTGTCAGCGATGATGGCAAAGAAACGTGGATTTCCCTTTCACTCCATCCATTCACAGGAAAAGAGCTCGAAGAAAAGTACGGTGGGGACAACACCGAAGTTTCAACAGACATCGGCTACAAGCTGATGAACATCATCGAAAGCGAAGAATTCCAGAACAAAGGATTCAAGCTTTACGGTGGTGGTATGCCATACGACAGCGCCAACGAAGACCGTTACGAAGTTCCCGAATACGGTGTAAGAGTCCTCTGCAGCATTGTCGTGATGCTCTTGTTCTTGGCAATTTGCCTGCGCAACGTCTTTGGCGTGATTGTTCCAGCAGTGGCAACAATCAGCGCTATCGCCACAGTTTTTGGAGCGATGTCGTTTTTTGGAGAAAAAGCAGACTCCGCTCTTGTGACTTTACCGGTTGTCCTTGGCATGGCACTTGCCGTCGGCTATTCCGTACACTACATCAAGATGTTCAAGTTGCATTTTAGACGCACGGGCAAGCGCAAGGAATCTGCCATCAAGTGCGTCGAGGAATGTGGATGGCCAGTACTGTTCACGGTTCTTACGACCATGGCATCATTTATCAGCTTCCTGTTCGTGAACATGAAGCCCCTAGAATGGATGGGTAAGACATCCGCGTTTATCGTGCTCGCGATTTACATCTACGTTACCGTGCTCATCCCGATTCTGCTCTCGTTCGGCAAGGACCGCGCGCCCAGAGCTACTCAAGTGAACGGAGCTACAAAACTGGATCTCTCTTTTTCGAGATGGTCTAAGTTTGTCCACGACAGAAAGAAATCGTTCATTGTCATTAGCGCATTGGTTATCGCCGCATTCATTCCAGGGATGTTCAAAATCACGGCACAGCTCGATTACCTGACCATCACGGGCGACAAAATGCCATACATTCAAGAAGTCAAAAAAATGTTGGCACAAAAACTCGGCAATCAGTACAGCTACACAGTCATGATTTCTTATGATGAAGAAGGTGCATTCAAGAAGCCCGAAAACATGAAAGCGCTCGTGCAGCTCGAAGATTATCTCGGCACGCTCTCGCTCACCAAATGGTCGGGCGGAAAGGCCCGCATTACCTCGGCGACAAGCATCCTGAAAGAAATGAACCGCGCCCTCAACGAGGGCAAGGATTCAATGTACACCGTCCCTGAAGACGAATACGTACTTGCACAGCTGATGGAACTTTCTTCTATCGAAATGCACAACGACTTCAGCGATGTCATGGATGACGATTTTAAGACAACCGTTGTCAGCGTGGACATGACGCAGTTCGCCACAGAAGAAGCGCTTGCCAACATGGACGCTTTGAAGGCAAAACTTGCCGAACTTTTCCCAGGCGCCAAATGCACCTTGCTTGGCGACATGATCCGCTATTCCGAAATGAGCAACCGCATTATCTTTGGTGGCCTGAAATCCTTTGGTTTCTCACTTGTCATCATCGCCATCATGCTCGTTTTCGCATTCTCTAGCCTTAAGCTCGGCCTTATCGGCATGATTCCGAACGTGGCTCCGGTCATTCTCGTGGGTGGAGTCATGGGGTATTTCAATTATGCCCTTGACTTCAGCACCATTACCGTGATGCCCATGATTTTGGGTATTGCCGTTGACGACACCATCCATTTGACGACACACCTGAAAATGAAACATGAACAAATGGGTTCTAGCGAAAAGGCCATGGAAGCGACCTTCCGCGAAATTGGAGCCACCATGTTCCTGACAACCATTATTCTGTGTTCCATGTTCAGCGTTTATCTGTTCAGCCCCATGCACTTCTTGGAAGTTCTCGGAGTCCTCATTATCGTCGGCCTTTCAAGTGCATTGATTGCCGACTACACGATTACCCCCGCCCTTTTACATGTGGCAAAACCCTTTGGCAAAGAAAAGGAGGAAGTATGAATAAGCATTCTTTTTTAACGGCGATCACCCCCGCTATTGCATTAGCGGCAATCACCCTCTTTTCCGCACCTACGCTTTATGCGCAAGAAACCACATTTAACGGAAGCCTTACGACCAAAGCAGGCGTAAGCCTTGCCAATTCACACGATCTGAAACACGATTTTGTGCTAGGCCAGACGATTTTCGACGGTACCATCAAAACGTTCTTTGACGAAGGCATGGTTTACGTGAACGGTCAATTGGTCCACGATGCCATCGGTACCCAAGCTTCAAACGGCATGTCCGGATTCGTCGCCGATGACGGTTCCTTCGCCTTGAAGCTGAGAGAAGCCTACATCGACTGGAAAACCGGAATATTTGCGCTCCGTATCGGTCGCCAGATTGTCTCGTGGGGTAAAGCCGACGACATCCAGATTACAGATGTCGTGAGTCCCTTTGATGAATCAAGCGTCGTCGCAAATGACTACAACGAATCCAAGCTCGGAGTCGATGCTGTCCGCCTGTCTGTTTTGACAGACAAAGCACAAGTTGATGCGTATTACATTCCGTTCTTTACACCGAGTATTCTCCCGATAGCATCGAAGAACCCTCTCCGCTCGCGCGTATTCCCGAGTAACGTAGATGGACTTGATGTTTACAGTCCGTATTACTACGACAATTTTGATTTACCCAAGAAGCGTCTTTCCAACAGCGAATACGCGCTCCGCGCAAGCCTCTACACTTCTGTGATGGACTTGTCGCTGTACGGATTCTACGGTTGGGACGACACGCCGTTCTTCAAATACAGCCCTCTGATGTACGAAGATGCCAATGACGATCCAAACCTTGAAGGATTCACCGTTTCAGGGAAATACAGACGTATGGCTATGGTCGGTGCCGATGCGGCAATCCCCGTTGGTGACTTCGTATTCCGTCTGGAAACAGCTTACTTCCCTAAGCGCCATATCCAGACATCTGCCGATTACCAGATTGAAAAAAGCCTCAATGAAGAACATAGCTACACAAGCAGGCGCAGGGACCAGCTCTTAAGCCTTGTCGGTGTCGACTGGACTTACTCCTTCCCGATTATTGGTAGTTTGACCATTACGGCACAGTATATTTCGGACTACGTTTTCAACTACAAGAACTATTTGGACCGCAAGCGATACGAACATCAGGTAACACTCAGCGTCGAAAAGTCGTTCTTGAACGAAACGCTTACCGTTTCTGGCTCTGGAGCACTTGAATTTTGCGCTTGCTCTGCAGCAGGCGAAGTTGAAGTCGATTACCAGCTCAATGACGCCATTACACTCAGTATGATTGGCGACATTTATATTAAAGGAACCCAAGGCAGGGATGGCACGTACGGTCTATACCGAGACTTCAGCAGCTTGACTCTCAAGGGCAAAGTTTCGTTTTAACTAATTTATTATTACCCCCGCAAGGGGGGACTATTTGGATTAAAGAATGTTTTGTATGAATAAGTTTATTTCAATCTTATTAATGACCGTTTGCAGTACTGCACTTTTTGCCGAAGAAACATCGTCAAAAGAGAAATCGCCATTAAATTATTCATTGTTGACATCGCTAGGATATTATCCAGAGACAACCCCCAAAACGGGTTCATCGCACTTCTCAGGAATCAGCGGTATTTACGACGGCATTGAATTCGTTACTGAATTTGATGCCACCTACACCATGCCGTTTTTAAATGGTTCCGATGAACTTACCGCAGACAACCATTTAACATTTAACCTCGGGGTAGAACTCTCCCCTGTCACCGTTGCACCTTTAGCGTCTGTAACATTCTCACCGATTGCATTCCTCGAATTCGCTATCGGCGGAATCATAGGCACAGGTTGGGGACTCACCGATGACATACAAGGTCTCGCCAAGCTTAACGAATCCAAGCCCAAATACGAGGACTTGACTCCATTTGCCCACTGGTATTTTTATACCTGGGCAAGCGGTTGCTTTATGTTCGACTTGGCTGCTGTTTGGGAAGGCGATTGGCACCACGTCGTCGCAACAGCCTCATACAAAGTCGGTTACCAAAAAATGACGGGAACAAAATCATCCGTCTGGACATGGAGAAACACCTACGGCCAGGCTAGCGGATGGGTGTACGAACAGGAATATTTCCTGGGCTACCAGATGCCGCTCAAGGTCTCAACGGTTGGTGTCGGTACAACAACTTTGGGGAAATTACCAAGCAAGCGATTACGGCAACTTCTCGCGCAATTACGAAGGCGACTTTATGACCATAGACATTTGGCCCATGGTAGAAGTAAAGCTCAGCGAAAAAGACATGTTATATGCGCTAGCCGACTTTAGAGGCCGTCGCAGTTTCCTTGAAAAATACAAAGACGATGCGCACGAACCCTTCATGACCAAGACAGGTCGAGAATGGTACTTCTACGCCCTTGGCTTCCAGTGGAAGCACACGTTCTAAAAACTAAATTCCAGTAGAGCCAAAGCCACCGCGGTCGGCGCCATCAAGCGCGCCTTCCACGAACGTGAGCGTTGGCTGTATTTCCATAATGCGGAACTGCGCTATGCGGCTCCCTTTTTCAATGATGACATCACGGGTCGCATACACGGGCATTTTCCACCAGTCATTTGCGCCGCAGTAGCTAGAATCGACAACGCCCACAGAATTCGCCTGCAAAATGCCGTAGTTCTTGAACGTAGAACTGCGAGGAGCGATATGAGCCTCGTAGCCTTCGGGCAATTTCATCGCAACCCCCAAGTGAATCAGGCGAAACTCCCCCGCCTTGAGCGTTACGGTCTCTGCCGCCGCCAAGTCAATCCAGTCAGACTTGCCGCCGACATAGGTAAGTTTCGGAATTGATTCGTCGAGATACTGAATTTTAATTGTCTGTGACGCCATATCGCAATTATCAAATTACTTCTTTTTCTTGGCAGGCTTTTTCTTTTTATCGCCCATCTTGACGCGGCGAGAACCCGAACGGATACGGTCCCACGGTGCAAAAGAGAGCGTACTGAAAGTAAAGCCAAAGAACCATACGTTAAAAGCCACCCAAAGAAAGGCAGCGCAGCCGATTCTCTTTGCATCCACGACAACGCTCATGTCGACCACAAGAGCAGAAATGGCAAGCAGCGAAGAAATGAGGACTGGAACCAACAGTTTTTTGCCCGCCTTAACAAGAGCGCCCGCCTTCGGAGAGCCATCTCCAAGTTCCTTGCCAGCGACTAGCGCACAAGCCATTACTCCAGAAAACGCAATAGCGCTAAGGACAGCCCACATCAGCCAAGCCTTGCCAATCATCATAGGGAACCAGCTTACAAAGCCCGTGAGCAACAGCCACGAAAGGACAAACGGGAACAAAGCACAGGCGACGCTCCACTTTACAAAGGCGACGAACAAGAGTGCAAGCCCTGCAATCACGGCAAAGAACATGAGAAGCATGTCTTCGTCTCCGCCCAAGGCATAAAGAGCGCCCAAAAAGGCAACCAATGCAATCAGGCCGGCAAAGCCACCACGCACTCCGCCAAAGACAAAGTAGAGGACGAGCATTGAGAGACCGGCAACAAAGAGGTACTGCGTTGAATGCCAAGCCGAAACGACATTCGTGAACTTTGCAATCCACATGCCAAGCGCTTCAGATGCACCCAACGGAAGTGATGCCATCTGCTGCCACCCAGTCACAAGGAAAGCGGCAGCAAAACCAATCATCAGCAGTACAAAAATCAAGCGAAAGCGGAGGGAAAGCTCCAAAAGCTTTTGCACTTTGCCCGGTTTTTCACGTAATTCCATTATTTTACCTCGATATCAATAGCTTTTGTTTTTTGGTCCAAGTTTGAGTTTTGCTCTTCATTTTTGTGTCCGATGAGCTGTTCACTATTCTAGTCTTGCTACGGACAACATAGTGATACAAACCATTTGCGAGCAGACGTCCATAATTGTCACGTCCATCCCATTGCGTTACACCGGATTTGGCATTCTTGATAACCTTGACAAGTCTGCCATGCTGGTTGTAAATAAAGATATTCACATCCGATTCAACACCGACTGCAAGATTCTTGAAGTAGAACGTGGTACCCTTCTTGCCCATCGGATTCGGAACGTTAAACACGTCGGCAAGCCCGGCCTGCATCGCTTCCGTAATTTCGATATTCAAAATCTTTATTGACACATTGCCAAGGACATCCATCGCACGAACCTTGAACGTGTAATTGCCAGGCGGATAAGTTTCCGTCGTAAAGGACTTACGTACAACAGCTCGCTTGGAGGATTGTTCCAGGAATAGCGTCGGGTGATACGAATTTTCAAGGCCGAACATTTCAAACGTGATTCCTTCATCAGCCTGTTCGCGATAATCCAAAGCCGTTTCGTCTTCAACGACTACCTGCAAGCATGCCGGAGTCAAAAGCTTGACAAACTGGTTATCGGCAAAAGAAGTTGACTCGTTTGCATTGCACAGCTGGATCTTGATTGTCGGCGGAGCCTTGTCATTCAAGGAATCCGCATAATTCGAGATTCCGGTTATCTTGATGTTCTTTTCAAAGTATCGACCAACGGCAACATCATTCGAGGAATAGGCCCAGCCACGCAATTCAGCCAGTGAATCACCGATGTTCAACTTTTTCGGGGTCACAAATTCTGTTTCAAAACGTCCACCGACAACAGGAACAACTTCGGAATAAATAAGCGGCCCATCGTACTTGACATCGGCATAATTTGACGTTGAAATCATGTCGAGGCGCTTGGTAAAGCGGCCTTCCCTAAGCGTCAAGGCGATATTTCCAGACGACATGCCAGATACCTTTCCAGACAATTTAATCTTTTCCAGAGCCTTGATCGAATCCAACGGAGAATCCATCGAGACCTTCAATTCGGCAAGAGGCATGCGGATGACCGGTTCACCCATATAGACATAGTGTTCCGAGTTGTAGACGTTATTCGTATATGTCGGCACACTCTTTGAATGCAGGAATACGTTATCCTTAGCCTGCATATAGGCAACACCAAGATAGTTGCCATCCTTGAGCAAAGCAGGGCCGATAAAGTTCTTTGCAAAGACTTCATTGGGTTTCGCATATGTTTCACGGGCAGCACCGACAGCGGCAATAGCACCCGCATTAGGCAAAAGCACAAAAGCTTCTGTCATCGATTTTGAACCGCCCTCGTCAAAGCGGCCCACCGTGCATGAGAACGAGTTCAGCACCGTATAGCGTTTTTCATTCGAAAGCTTCGGGAGGTACGAAAGTTTCATCAACCCTTCAGATGCCCAGGCCACCTTGGAACCATGCCCGTAGAAGACAGTCATCAACGCACCCTGGTTCAACATATTCAAAAAGTCATTGGCGGCTTCCTGCTTCTGTTCGGCGGCATCGGCCTCGTAATTCAGGAGATAGACCTTCTTCATGTTCATGCGGAATCCCTGAGATTCTGCAGTCGTATCAATCAAGTTCGCAAGGTTTTCCTGATAAATAGTATGGTCCATCGGGTCTGCCGAACCAGCGTTCCTATCGTCATCGGCAGCAAGCAACAAGGTAGACTTCCATTCACCGTGGTCAAAGCGACCAATATAATCGTAGTCCTTGGCCTTGTCTATGTAATCCTCAAATTCCTGAACAGTTGTCACTGGCAAGCGTCCCAAAGCAAGGTCAACGTCATACGTCTTGCCGCTACGGACAACTTCGCCAGAATCAAGAACCGCAAAGAAGTCTTCCGTTACAGAGGCTTCCTTTTCAAAGGGAGGTATGTAGTTTTCACCAATATTCGCCTTGCCACGGTAATCGTAATTGCCACCGCCGGCAAGCAACACAAAACGCAAATCCGGGCAAACACTGCGAGCATAAGCGATATAGTTTCTAATCGCAATCGGAGAAAGCGCACCACCCGTATAATGCCTATAAATATTTTCAGCAGAGACAACAGCAGTCACAAGCTGGCTTGCAGACTTTTCACTTGAACGGAACACAGCCAAAGACTCAGCCTGTGCAAGGAATACATCAGGCGTTATAATGAGGTACTCCGTCTTCGACGAAATCTGCGAGAGTTTCTGGACGGCATTTTTAGAAGGAGCGGCAACACCCTTCAGGCTCAGCGCTTTACGTCGATTGCCATTGTTGAACAGCAAATAGCGGACGTCCTCATTTGCGCCGATGCTGTCTATAGCCTCGCCATCAGTAATCTTCAAAAGCCCAACAGGAGCGAAGTCCTTAAACTTCATCACGCGAAGATCAGAATCTGTCCCCACCGGAATGCGGATAACGCCAGTTGCAAAGCCAGGCAAGAGCCATTCAGATGAATCAATGGAGACCTTAGCCGGCTCCCACTGGTACGCCACAGAATAACCGTCAAAGCGGTCATGCTGGTACGAATTATCGTAAATCGTCAGTTCAAATTTGTTACCGTCCGATTTCAAGTCACTTGTCGGAATGCCAAAATTACCGCCCGGCAAAATATCACCCGAAGCCCAGTAGAAAGAATCCGATTTCAATTTTGAATACGATATTCCGTTCACCTTCAAGTTAAAGACAATGGGATTTATACGCTTCTCGTACGTGCTATCCGAAAACATCATGCTGGCACTCTGCGAGCGAAGCGGGAAGAACGAGAGAGCGACAAAGCCCTTGCCACCGGAAACAAGTCCAGGCAACCGGGTCGTCGTCTTAAAATCCAGATCAGCGGAGGAAAGGGATAGCGTATCGCCAAATTCGCGCCACTTCCAAAAATATTCCTTACCGGTTGTCTTTTCCCAGTCAACGACTCTGCCGTAATAGCCGTCGCGCAGAAGTTCATCTTTTTCAGCACGAACATACCTAAGCCATTCGATGCTCTTGGCCGTAGACTTCGGCGGTTCAATCGTTTTTAAGCGAAGACCACTCCCCGTTTGCTTATAGCCCAAAATAAAGTGCTGGTAGAAGGAATAGGGCGAATAAGAATGGAAATATCCCATGTTCGTTTTAGGAACATCCGGCACCTGAGTCGGTTCCGAATCCGTGCGTTTCCAGAACGCATTGCCGTAGCCGACAAAAAACAGAGAGTCGCCATCGTCAAAAATGCCATTGGAATTGCGGTCGTCAACTTTGATAGGCAGTTCAAAAAGCTGGTTCGGATTACGCAATTTTTCCCCCGGTCCCATATCAGGGAGTGTATCCGGCGATGCACCATAAACGCAAACCTTTTCAACAGGAACGCCATGCAAAAGTGTATCTTCGCGACCCACCTTGCGGAGCGCCGTGCGAAGCATCTCGTAGCTGACCGCATACATGCCATCTTCGCTAAAAGTCGCGATGTTCTCGTCACCCACAACCAGTTCGACAAGTTGAGCGACATCATCAATTTCGGCACTGGCCGAGCGACGCAAAGACTTACGTGATGCAGCAGAACCAAACTTAGCTGCCGACTTGGCATTCACCACCTGCATAAGCGCACGGGCGCCCGGATTCCTGCCACCCGACGTTGCAGCACCAAAATCAACACTCAAGCGGAAGTTCTTGCGAAGTGCAATAGAACCGCCTTCCTTGACGTAAAGCGGGACAAACACATCGACCATCCACAAGTTGTCCTTGAAAAACGGACTAGAGACATCGATAGACTGAATCTTTGCCGGAATTGATTTACAGGGAGACGCTCCAAGCGAAACAAGCTTGCTATTCGTCACCGAGACCGATGGTTTTACGTTAGACGGAAGCGCCAAACGGTAATGGCGAACAGGAACGTCGCCTTCATCCACATAAAAAGCGTTTTCGGGAGCAAAGCGCATCCCCAAGCCGTCTTCACAGGATCTCGTCGACGAATCCAGGACCTCGTCATCTAAGACAAATCGCTTATTGGAATCCTCTATGACAGAAGATGCCCAGCTAGATACAGTTGCACAGGCAACTAGAAGAATTTGAAATTTTTTGATGATAGAATTCACGAACTTTAAAATAGAAAACTATCAACCTTTAGATGTATAGCTAGGGCCTTGTAATGACCATTTCAAGGAATCCGTTGCCCGTTGTACGCATTTCAATCTTTTCGCCTCCCTGCGCCTTGGCTTTAAAGACCGTTATGTATTCTGGAGGGATGCCTTTTGAAAGAATCATCTCGATTTCCTTCGCCGAAATCATGTATTTCGAGGTCCATTTATCCATGTACCAGTGCCATGGCTGCCAGTTGAAAATACCACGGGTGGACTGGACGAAAGCCCGGAGCATCATGGAGTATTCGTACTTCAGGAATCCAAGATAGTCATTCACTTCGGCATGCTTATCGACGAGCGTTTTCGTCGCAAAATCAGGGTCATAGCGAAGCGGAGTCTTGTCGGGGTTATCGTAGGTAAAACGGATTAATTTATCCAGCACAG
Coding sequences within it:
- a CDS encoding efflux RND transporter permease subunit, with translation MKVEKFNKFFGKIGQAQIRNRWKILAGLLIVTVICCLGLSNFSLALGEEGWFGNSDEITINTKKYEETFGNLNGIGVLVVKQGEGDVFSEDMLKVIEKIGNRMRDEIPFADRLTSIVEVDIPVGNDEGFSIVKPYENGIPSDSEGLAKARALVMRGSEKTNALINSLVSDDGKETWISLSLHPFTGKELEEKYGGDNTEVSTDIGYKLMNIIESEEFQNKGFKLYGGGMPYDSANEDRYEVPEYGVRVLCSIVVMLLFLAICLRNVFGVIVPAVATISAIATVFGAMSFFGEKADSALVTLPVVLGMALAVGYSVHYIKMFKLHFRRTGKRKESAIKCVEECGWPVLFTVLTTMASFISFLFVNMKPLEWMGKTSAFIVLAIYIYVTVLIPILLSFGKDRAPRATQVNGATKLDLSFSRWSKFVHDRKKSFIVISALVIAAFIPGMFKITAQLDYLTITGDKMPYIQEVKKMLAQKLGNQYSYTVMISYDEEGAFKKPENMKALVQLEDYLGTLSLTKWSGGKARITSATSILKEMNRALNEGKDSMYTVPEDEYVLAQLMELSSIEMHNDFSDVMDDDFKTTVVSVDMTQFATEEALANMDALKAKLAELFPGAKCTLLGDMIRYSEMSNRIIFGGLKSFGFSLVIIAIMLVFAFSSLKLGLIGMIPNVAPVILVGGVMGYFNYALDFSTITVMPMILGIAVDDTIHLTTHLKMKHEQMGSSEKAMEATFREIGATMFLTTIILCSMFSVYLFSPMHFLEVLGVLIIVGLSSALIADYTITPALLHVAKPFGKEKEEV
- a CDS encoding dUTP diphosphatase, whose amino-acid sequence is MASQTIKIQYLDESIPKLTYVGGKSDWIDLAAAETVTLKAGEFRLIHLGVAMKLPEGYEAHIAPRSSTFKNYGILQANSVGVVDSSYCGANDWWKMPVYATRDVIIEKGSRIAQFRIMEIQPTLTFVEGALDGADRGGFGSTGI
- a CDS encoding C25 family cysteine peptidase, whose protein sequence is MNSIIKKFQILLVACATVSSWASSVIEDSNKRFVLDDEVLDSSTRSCEDGLGMRFAPENAFYVDEGDVPVRHYRLALPSNVKPSVSVTNSKLVSLGASPCKSIPAKIQSIDVSSPFFKDNLWMVDVFVPLYVKEGGSIALRKNFRLSVDFGAATSGGRNPGARALMQVVNAKSAAKFGSAASRKSLRRSASAEIDDVAQLVELVVGDENIATFSEDGMYAVSYEMLRTALRKVGREDTLLHGVPVEKVCVYGASPDTLPDMGPGEKLRNPNQLFELPIKVDDRNSNGIFDDGDSLFFVGYGNAFWKRTDSEPTQVPDVPKTNMGYFHSYSPYSFYQHFILGYKQTGSGLRLKTIEPPKSTAKSIEWLRYVRAEKDELLRDGYYGRVVDWEKTTGKEYFWKWREFGDTLSLSSADLDFKTTTRLPGLVSGGKGFVALSFFPLRSQSASMMFSDSTYEKRINPIVFNLKVNGISYSKLKSDSFYWASGDILPGGNFGIPTSDLKSDGNKFELTIYDNSYQHDRFDGYSVAYQWEPAKVSIDSSEWLLPGFATGVIRIPVGTDSDLRVMKFKDFAPVGLLKITDGEAIDSIGANEDVRYLLFNNGNRRKALSLKGVAAPSKNAVQKLSQISSKTEYLIITPDVFLAQAESLAVFRSSEKSASQLVTAVVSAENIYRHYTGGALSPIAIRNYIAYARSVCPDLRFVLLAGGGNYDYRGKANIGENYIPPFEKEASVTEDFFAVLDSGEVVRSGKTYDVDLALGRLPVTTVQEFEDYIDKAKDYDYIGRFDHGEWKSTLLLAADDDRNAGSADPMDHTIYQENLANLIDTTAESQGFRMNMKKVYLLNYEADAAEQKQEAANDFLNMLNQGALMTVFYGHGSKVAWASEGLMKLSYLPKLSNEKRYTVLNSFSCTVGRFDEGGSKSMTEAFVLLPNAGAIAAVGAARETYAKPNEVFAKNFIGPALLKDGNYLGVAYMQAKDNVFLHSKSVPTYTNNVYNSEHYVYMGEPVIRMPLAELKVSMDSPLDSIKALEKIKLSGKVSGMSSGNIALTLREGRFTKRLDMISTSNYADVKYDGPLIYSEVVPVVGGRFETEFVTPKKLNIGDSLAELRGWAYSSNDVAVGRYFEKNIKITGISNYADSLNDKAPPTIKIQLCNANESTSFADNQFVKLLTPACLQVVVEDETALDYREQADEGITFEMFGLENSYHPTLFLEQSSKRAVVRKSFTTETYPPGNYTFKVRAMDVLGNVSIKILNIEITEAMQAGLADVFNVPNPMGKKGTTFYFKNLAVGVESDVNIFIYNQHGRLVKVIKNAKSGVTQWDGRDNYGRLLANGLYHYVVRSKTRIVNSSSDTKMKSKTQTWTKKQKLLISR
- a CDS encoding DUF1302 family protein; this encodes MNKHSFLTAITPAIALAAITLFSAPTLYAQETTFNGSLTTKAGVSLANSHDLKHDFVLGQTIFDGTIKTFFDEGMVYVNGQLVHDAIGTQASNGMSGFVADDGSFALKLREAYIDWKTGIFALRIGRQIVSWGKADDIQITDVVSPFDESSVVANDYNESKLGVDAVRLSVLTDKAQVDAYYIPFFTPSILPIASKNPLRSRVFPSNVDGLDVYSPYYYDNFDLPKKRLSNSEYALRASLYTSVMDLSLYGFYGWDDTPFFKYSPLMYEDANDDPNLEGFTVSGKYRRMAMVGADAAIPVGDFVFRLETAYFPKRHIQTSADYQIEKSLNEEHSYTSRRRDQLLSLVGVDWTYSFPIIGSLTITAQYISDYVFNYKNYLDRKRYEHQVTLSVEKSFLNETLTVSGSGALEFCACSAAGEVEVDYQLNDAITLSMIGDIYIKGTQGRDGTYGLYRDFSSLTLKGKVSF